The genomic region GGTCGATCGCGTCGGTGATCGGGCAGACGATGGCGGCGGCGACCCCCGCGTGCAGTGGCGCGCGTACGAAGGGGACGGCGCGCCGCCAGCTCTTCTCCGTGTGAGCGGCGAGCACGCGCTGTGTCGCGCCCGCCGACCCGGCGGGACGGTTGCGCTCCAGGGCCACGGTCGGCTGGAAGGGGACCTGTGCGGGGGACTCCGGGGAGCTCCAGCCCAGCGAGAGCCACTGGGAGAGCGAACCGGCCAGGGAGTCGAGGAGATGGGCCACGCGACGGGCGAGCTCGGCGGTCTCCGCCCGGCTGTCGCCCGTGTCGGCTTGCTCGCGCACCAGGTCCGCCTGGCGGCGGATGCGTTCGGCGGCCGGACGCAGGCCCTGCGCGCAGCCGAGCGGGGTGTCCCGCGCGATGACGAGGCCGACGGCCATCGCCTCGCGCAGGTGCGACGGTACGTCGAGGCGGGCCAGGTCCTGCACGGCCCGGCCGATACCGCGCATGGCCAGCTCCGCGTCGAAGAGGTGGCGGTGCAGAAGCTCGGCCATGCCGGGGTCCGCGGCGACCTCCGGCTGGGCGAGGCGGCCGTCGATGGTGACGGTGGTGACGTTGAGGTGGTGCAGGGCACGTGCCATCCGGCGCACGGCCCGCTCCTGATCGGCGTCGGGGTCCAGCGTCTCGACGGCCGCGTCGGCCACCCGGCGGGCTTCCACGACGAAGGCGCGCTGGGTACGCAGCAGGTCCTCGCGCGGCATCGGGTAGCAGAACAGCAGCCGTGTCAGGAGCACCGCGGCGGCGGAGACCAGGGCGACGGCGAACGCCTTGCCCCACATGGCGGAAGGGATGTCCGCCATCATGCCGACCATCAGGCCGTTGAACAGCATCATGCCCGTGAGCAGCGACAGTTGTCCGAACCGGGCGAGGAAGAAGGTCAGGGCCAGCGCCGTGACCATCAGGCTGATCTCAAGGGCGCGGTCGCCGTGCAGCTCGGCGGCCGCCCACAGGACGGCGGCGTACGGGAACGGCATCCACAGGATGGCGCGGGCGAGCCGCTGCCAGGTGTTCTCGGCGACGGCGAAGGCGCTCATCAGGCCCATCATCCCGCCGACGATCATGCCGATCATGGCCGGAACGTCCAGAGCCCGCGCCATCCCGTAGCCGACCACGAGCGAGGTCACCATCGCGACGAGGGTGCGCCAGCCCGCCTGGAGCTGCCCGAGGCCGGGGTCCGCGGCGAGTATCCAGTCCCAGCGCCGCCGTGGCCCGCCCACCCGGTGAGGTGCGACGGCGCGCGCGGCACCTTCTGGGCGGGCGCGGGGTGCGAGTTCCGAAGCCGTGTCCGACGGCGCGGTACCTGGGCTGATCAACTGGGCTCCGAATCCATCGCGTCGAGCAGGGTGGTGAGTGCGTTCCGGGCGGCGCCCACGGCACGCTCGGAGTCGTCCACGCCGGCGTCGAGGCCCCGCAGGAGCGCCGCGGCCATCCGCCGGCGCCCCCGGTCGAGCAGCTCCCGGCCGGCCGGGGTGAGGGAGGCCTCGACGACACGTCGGTCGGCGGCGCGGCGTTCGCGCGTGGCCAGACCGCGCTCCTCGACGCTCTGCAGGACCACGGTCACGCGGGGCTGGGACATACCCGTGTACGCGGCAAGAGCGGTCACCCGCCTTGGTCCGTCCTCCAGGGCGTCGAGTACGGCCACCTGACTGCGGCTGAGCCCGAAGTCCCCGGTGCGGAACAGCGTCTGCGAGAGCCGTCCGATGCCTCTGAGGAGGCCCCGGGCAGCGCTTTCGATGCGCTGCTCGTCGGTGGGTCCTGCCAGGGACGACGATTGATGCATATAGCAATTATATAGATGTCAAGAGTTGGCCCGGAACCATGTGCGGGCAAAATGCCCCGCCGCCCCCGAGAGGCCGCCGCCCCGCCCCGGTGGGTCGGACCCCACCGGGGCGGGGCCCGGTCACCCGCCCGGCCGCGTGAGTCGGCGCAGCGCGCGCACCAGTGCCTCGACGCCCGTGACCGCCTTGGACCGGGGGCATCCGACGTTGAGCCGGACCCGCCCCGGGGAGCCGTACGCCGCTCCGGGCATGATGGCCACCTTCTCCACCTCGACGAGCTCGCGCTGCAGCGCGTCGTCGTCGACACCGAGCGGCCGCAGGTCGATCCAGGCGAGGTACCCCGCCTGCGGGAGCTCCCAGCCAAGCTGCGGGAATTCCCGGCGGAGGCGCTCGGCGACCATCGCGAGGTTGCCCGCGAGGTATGTACGCAGGGCGTCCAGCCAGGGCGCCCCCTCCCTGTACGCGGCGATGTGCCCGACCAGTGACAGGACGGCGGGGGAGGAGAGGCCGTCGGCCTCCTTGAGCTGCCGCAGATAGGCGTCGCGCGACGCGGGGTCGCCGATGATCCCGTAACTCCCCGTCAAGGCAGGGATGTTGAACGATTTCGACGCCGAGGTGATCACAGCCCACCGGCCCGCGCCGCCGAGACCGGACCAGGGGCGGTGGACGTGCGGCGGGTGG from Streptomyces sp. QL37 harbors:
- a CDS encoding MarR family transcriptional regulator, with protein sequence MHQSSSLAGPTDEQRIESAARGLLRGIGRLSQTLFRTGDFGLSRSQVAVLDALEDGPRRVTALAAYTGMSQPRVTVVLQSVEERGLATRERRAADRRVVEASLTPAGRELLDRGRRRMAAALLRGLDAGVDDSERAVGAARNALTTLLDAMDSEPS